The Arthrobacter russicus genome has a segment encoding these proteins:
- a CDS encoding S1 family peptidase, whose amino-acid sequence MNIKRLLAGTALAATLLVPVGAAHAAPVTDGGTVSPRIGGGAYVDISAAPYAAQISFDSTGTDIRCTGSQISAEWVITAKHCNSSSLKSVRFDATNQGSGGTVRTVAARYPSPTNNDVLLLKLSSAHVGTYIGLASSFPATGSAAKVFGWGDETEGANTGSPQLKTADVKVLGKGKDTYNGVSVTTQSQSGHTLSGDSGGPLVVNGKLVGVLSTSSILPKPNPSDFTRYRNDHASISENLSWITKTSGVAGS is encoded by the coding sequence GTGAACATCAAACGCCTGCTCGCCGGCACCGCGCTGGCCGCAACCCTTCTCGTCCCCGTGGGCGCCGCCCACGCCGCGCCGGTCACCGACGGCGGCACGGTTTCCCCGCGGATCGGCGGTGGAGCCTACGTCGACATCTCGGCCGCCCCCTATGCCGCCCAGATCTCGTTCGACAGCACCGGGACCGACATCCGCTGCACCGGAAGCCAGATCTCCGCCGAGTGGGTGATCACCGCGAAACACTGCAACAGTTCGTCCTTGAAGTCAGTCCGCTTCGATGCGACAAACCAAGGCTCCGGCGGCACCGTGCGCACGGTGGCCGCCCGCTACCCTTCGCCGACGAACAACGACGTGCTGCTGCTCAAGCTCTCCTCGGCGCACGTGGGCACATACATCGGGCTCGCCAGCAGCTTCCCGGCGACCGGGAGCGCCGCCAAGGTCTTCGGCTGGGGCGATGAAACCGAAGGCGCGAACACCGGATCGCCGCAGTTGAAGACTGCCGATGTGAAAGTCCTGGGCAAAGGCAAAGACACCTACAACGGCGTGAGCGTGACCACCCAATCGCAGAGCGGGCACACGCTCAGCGGGGATTCCGGCGGGCCGCTGGTGGTCAATGGGAAATTGGTCGGCGTGCTCTCCACCTCGAGCATCCTGCCGAAACCGAACCCTTCGGATTTCACCCGTTACCGCAATGACCACGCCTCGATCTCGGAAAACCTGAGCTGGATCACCAAGACCTCGGGCGTCGCGGGATCCTAA
- a CDS encoding bile acid:sodium symporter family protein, whose amino-acid sequence MPEATTAPNAEVREQRRARIAVTVFPLLVVLAGVLGFLLPGAFTPIAPAVPYLLGAVMFCMGLTLTPPDFASVVRRPWAVALGLVAHYVIMPGAGWLIATVLQLDPMLAAGVILVGCAPSGTASNVMAYLAKGDVALSVAVATVSTLVAPLVTPALMLLLAGSFLNINAGSMMLDIAITVLLPVIAGLLVRLFLKRFVAAVLPALPWLSALVISLIVAVVVAGSAAKLASAAAVVFLAVVLHNGFGLSLGYLAGKLGGLDAKARRALAFEVGMQNSGLASALATAHFSPLAALPAAVFSVWHNVSGAVVAAFMARRPLPDTH is encoded by the coding sequence ATGCCTGAAGCAACGACCGCCCCGAATGCCGAAGTCCGCGAACAACGCCGCGCCCGGATCGCGGTGACGGTCTTCCCGCTGCTGGTCGTCCTGGCCGGAGTGCTCGGGTTCCTGCTCCCGGGCGCTTTCACCCCGATCGCGCCGGCGGTGCCCTATCTGCTCGGTGCGGTGATGTTCTGCATGGGGCTGACCCTGACCCCGCCGGACTTCGCCTCGGTGGTCCGCCGGCCCTGGGCGGTGGCACTCGGCCTGGTGGCGCATTACGTGATCATGCCCGGTGCCGGCTGGCTGATCGCCACGGTACTGCAGTTGGACCCGATGCTGGCTGCCGGGGTGATCCTGGTCGGCTGCGCGCCGAGCGGCACCGCCTCGAACGTGATGGCCTACCTGGCCAAAGGCGATGTCGCATTGTCGGTGGCGGTGGCCACGGTCTCCACCTTGGTGGCACCGCTGGTCACCCCGGCCCTGATGCTGCTGCTCGCCGGCTCGTTCCTGAACATCAACGCCGGCTCAATGATGCTGGACATTGCGATCACGGTGCTCTTGCCGGTGATCGCCGGGCTGCTCGTGCGGCTCTTCCTGAAGCGGTTCGTCGCCGCAGTCCTGCCGGCCCTGCCCTGGCTTTCCGCCTTGGTGATCTCGCTCATCGTGGCGGTCGTGGTGGCCGGCAGTGCAGCGAAACTGGCCAGCGCCGCAGCCGTGGTTTTCCTCGCCGTCGTGCTGCACAACGGCTTCGGCCTGAGCCTGGGCTACCTGGCCGGCAAACTCGGCGGCCTGGACGCCAAGGCCCGCCGGGCCCTGGCCTTCGAAGTCGGCATGCAGAACTCAGGGTTGGCCTCGGCCTTGGCCACCGCGCATTTCTCTCCACTGGCCGCACTGCCGGCCGCCGTGTTCTCGGTCTGGCACAACGTTTCCGGAGCCGTCGTGGCGGCCTTCATGGCCCGGCGGCCGCTACCGGACACGCACTGA
- a CDS encoding GTP pyrophosphokinase, whose amino-acid sequence MTNHWDRLDEHLQLSVAANVAEYERVRPALEAVTADVEARIRAMFDDAEVKPLFVSSRTKTVESFREKASRVLEADGEQTLQFPDPLRNLIDVVGVRVITTLPSENATAANLIKRQRAVFDCRGDREKDIGSIESGTYGYSSRHLILRTIQNDAVRAYQEALDPNAKPNGSYLFECQIRTVFAHAWSEIEHDIRFKAEDRRAWSPYFDRQFTATAAMLETVESTFSELHDRYETVTSFWDEDGEGALPLSPERIKEIWQTLLPHVDRKSDDDWGWAAELLAAHGLNRTVDLAALLQSESISHVRTALDHRYSPGPDRLLDDLLLWRYGPAHIELTAAEDEGRRESLQRRSRQMQSYRNTAGQ is encoded by the coding sequence ATGACCAACCATTGGGATCGGCTCGACGAGCACTTGCAACTCTCGGTTGCCGCGAACGTCGCCGAATACGAGCGGGTCCGGCCTGCGCTCGAAGCCGTCACTGCGGATGTCGAGGCGCGGATCCGGGCGATGTTCGACGACGCCGAAGTGAAGCCGCTTTTCGTCTCCAGCCGCACCAAGACGGTTGAATCCTTCCGGGAAAAGGCTTCCCGGGTTTTGGAAGCCGACGGGGAGCAAACCCTGCAGTTCCCGGACCCGTTGCGGAACCTGATCGATGTGGTCGGGGTCCGGGTGATCACCACCTTGCCTAGCGAGAATGCCACCGCAGCCAATCTGATCAAGCGGCAGCGAGCGGTCTTCGATTGCCGCGGCGACCGGGAAAAGGACATCGGCTCGATCGAATCGGGCACCTACGGCTATTCGAGCCGGCATCTGATCCTGCGCACCATCCAGAATGACGCGGTGCGGGCCTATCAGGAAGCCCTGGACCCGAATGCGAAGCCCAACGGCAGCTACCTCTTCGAATGCCAGATCCGCACGGTCTTCGCCCATGCTTGGAGCGAAATCGAGCATGACATCCGGTTCAAAGCCGAGGATCGGCGTGCCTGGAGCCCTTATTTCGACCGCCAGTTCACCGCCACCGCAGCCATGCTGGAAACCGTTGAAAGCACTTTTTCCGAACTGCACGACCGCTACGAAACGGTCACCAGCTTCTGGGACGAGGACGGCGAAGGCGCGCTGCCGCTCAGCCCGGAACGGATCAAGGAAATCTGGCAGACGCTGCTGCCGCACGTGGACCGCAAGTCCGACGACGATTGGGGCTGGGCGGCCGAACTCCTGGCCGCGCACGGGCTGAACCGCACGGTCGACTTGGCTGCACTGCTGCAATCCGAATCGATTTCGCATGTGCGCACCGCGCTGGACCACCGTTACTCCCCGGGGCCGGACCGGCTGCTCGACGACCTGCTGCTCTGGCGCTACGGCCCGGCGCACATCGAACTCACTGCCGCCGAAGACGAAGGCCGGCGGGAAAGCCTGCAGCGGCGGTCGCGGCAGATGCAGAGCTACCGGAATACCGCCGGTCAGTGA
- a CDS encoding SOS response-associated peptidase codes for MCGRYAIDAEVNDMIIEFVLATGQSPHDWRPGWQAEQVFRPTDPVPILIETLVDRKDPEGPTQRRAEAAQWWLTPSFAKELRGKHPTFNARSETVTELASYRGPVKRQRAVLPARGYFETQTEGKTKTPHFVQAPEGPLFFAGLYSWWADPRKPETDPERWHLTTTILTRPAIGDVAQIHPRTPLCLPADWIEEWIDPKQLGTAEFVASALAASDPVVRGLRFGPAPANRA; via the coding sequence ATGTGCGGAAGATATGCCATCGACGCCGAAGTGAACGACATGATCATCGAGTTCGTGCTCGCCACCGGACAATCCCCGCACGATTGGCGCCCGGGCTGGCAGGCCGAACAGGTCTTCCGACCCACCGACCCGGTACCGATCCTGATCGAGACGCTCGTGGACCGCAAAGATCCCGAAGGCCCCACGCAACGCCGGGCCGAGGCCGCGCAGTGGTGGCTCACGCCGTCGTTCGCCAAAGAGCTGCGCGGAAAACACCCGACCTTCAACGCGCGCAGCGAAACGGTCACCGAACTGGCCTCCTACCGCGGACCGGTGAAACGGCAGCGCGCAGTGCTGCCGGCCCGCGGATACTTCGAAACCCAGACCGAGGGGAAGACCAAAACCCCGCATTTCGTGCAAGCGCCGGAAGGCCCGCTCTTTTTCGCCGGGCTCTATTCCTGGTGGGCGGACCCGAGGAAACCCGAAACCGATCCGGAACGCTGGCATTTGACCACCACGATCCTGACCCGGCCCGCGATCGGCGACGTCGCGCAGATCCATCCGCGCACCCCGCTCTGCCTTCCGGCCGACTGGATCGAGGAATGGATCGACCCGAAGCAGCTGGGAACCGCTGAATTCGTCGCCAGTGCGCTTGCCGCCTCGGATCCGGTGGTCCGCGGGCTGCGCTTCGGGCCGGCCCCGGCCAACCGGGCGTAA
- a CDS encoding S8 family peptidase, with protein MNHLHGKAATLFLVSLMSAASLGVGAGAASAADATPNALAAESAASPALSTALAAVSSAAKSPLSPLAADVRAQLGSNSKVIEADGGVPVEISVSPGRLQNAAQSLRKLGLGDLELVADGPLPSIRTTATAQQLAAIAAVSGVRRVAPANWGQSTDVGAVDSQGDAVVKGPEARATTEAQPVSANGAGVYVGVISDSFNRKTVQVDDPDNPGKKKTVSGLEAAQGSGDLPATVNILNEGPANGTDEGQAMAQIIYDEAPGITQMAFSSTSNGGKAAAINRLRNAGVKVIADDIYSITDPVYQDGASAIAAKNAISAGVVYVASAGNRGGNSAFETAPAFVADPNKPEKDPAHPVNPELEDFGNGVTTKKIATVPDGGSAYYDLQWKEAWGAAQSDLGLRLVNAKGVPLATTSVSDDNNVTSGIPQEGAGYANNTGRPVDVYAQITHKRGTPVPALLRLRSNKDFVAGFGNAITVNAGVSSVSGVIAAAASDWSTPTVPESFSSRGPVTHYFDQDGAALANPEVINKPDVMAPDGVATTVSGFSAFYGTSAAAPATAGAIALALTAYPTATPAQIKTWITSGNATTPADAGYAASRVGSGLIQADLLVGLARAQAAADAEAAQAAAEQ; from the coding sequence ATGAATCATTTGCACGGAAAGGCCGCAACGCTTTTCTTGGTTTCCCTGATGTCCGCGGCAAGCCTCGGTGTGGGGGCCGGAGCGGCCAGCGCCGCCGATGCGACACCCAATGCGCTCGCCGCGGAGAGCGCCGCCAGCCCGGCCCTGTCGACGGCGTTGGCCGCGGTTTCTTCGGCCGCCAAGTCGCCTTTGTCCCCGCTCGCCGCAGATGTCCGGGCGCAGTTGGGCAGCAACTCGAAGGTCATCGAGGCCGACGGCGGGGTCCCGGTCGAGATCTCGGTTTCGCCGGGAAGGCTGCAGAACGCCGCGCAGAGCCTGCGCAAACTCGGCCTGGGCGACCTGGAGCTGGTTGCGGACGGCCCATTGCCGTCGATCCGGACCACCGCCACCGCGCAGCAACTCGCGGCGATCGCCGCAGTCTCCGGCGTGCGCAGGGTCGCGCCCGCCAACTGGGGCCAGTCCACCGACGTCGGCGCTGTGGACTCGCAGGGCGATGCCGTGGTCAAGGGGCCGGAAGCCCGGGCCACCACGGAGGCCCAGCCGGTATCGGCGAACGGCGCGGGCGTCTATGTGGGGGTCATTTCGGATTCCTTCAACCGCAAAACCGTCCAGGTGGATGACCCGGACAATCCGGGGAAGAAGAAAACCGTTTCCGGGCTCGAAGCAGCACAGGGGTCGGGAGATTTGCCGGCCACGGTGAATATTCTGAACGAAGGCCCGGCCAACGGCACCGATGAAGGCCAGGCGATGGCGCAGATCATCTACGATGAGGCGCCGGGCATCACCCAGATGGCGTTTTCTTCGACCTCGAACGGTGGCAAAGCCGCCGCGATCAACCGGCTGCGCAACGCCGGTGTGAAGGTGATCGCGGATGATATCTACAGCATCACTGATCCGGTTTACCAAGACGGTGCCAGTGCCATTGCAGCGAAGAACGCGATCAGTGCCGGCGTGGTCTATGTGGCCTCGGCCGGCAATCGGGGCGGAAATTCCGCTTTCGAAACCGCGCCGGCATTCGTCGCGGACCCGAACAAGCCGGAAAAAGATCCGGCGCACCCGGTGAACCCGGAACTCGAAGACTTCGGCAACGGCGTGACCACCAAGAAGATCGCGACGGTTCCGGACGGCGGCTCGGCGTACTACGACCTGCAATGGAAAGAGGCCTGGGGTGCAGCGCAGAGCGATCTGGGTCTGCGCCTGGTGAACGCCAAAGGCGTGCCTTTGGCGACGACCTCGGTCAGCGATGACAACAATGTGACCTCCGGGATCCCGCAAGAGGGTGCCGGCTACGCGAACAACACCGGCCGCCCGGTGGACGTCTATGCGCAGATCACGCATAAGCGTGGAACTCCGGTGCCAGCGTTGTTGCGCTTGCGGTCGAACAAGGATTTCGTGGCCGGGTTCGGCAACGCGATCACGGTCAATGCCGGAGTCTCCTCGGTCAGCGGAGTGATCGCCGCAGCGGCTTCCGACTGGTCCACGCCGACCGTTCCGGAGTCTTTCAGTTCGCGTGGTCCGGTGACCCACTACTTCGACCAGGACGGTGCTGCTTTGGCGAACCCCGAAGTGATCAACAAGCCGGATGTGATGGCCCCCGACGGGGTGGCCACCACGGTGAGCGGGTTCAGCGCCTTCTACGGGACCAGCGCTGCCGCACCGGCGACCGCCGGCGCGATCGCGCTGGCTTTGACGGCCTACCCGACGGCGACTCCGGCGCAGATCAAGACCTGGATCACTTCCGGGAATGCGACCACTCCGGCGGACGCCGGTTATGCCGCAAGCCGGGTCGGTTCCGGGTTGATCCAGGCCGATTTGCTGGTGGGATTGGCCAGGGCGCAAGCCGCCGCCGATGCGGAAGCTGCCCAAGCGGCCGCGGAGCAGTAG